Below is a genomic region from Haliotis asinina isolate JCU_RB_2024 chromosome 14, JCU_Hal_asi_v2, whole genome shotgun sequence.
CAGGGACCTGATGACATGTTGATTTGGGAACCTGATGGCATGTTCATTTGGGGCCCTGACGACATGTTGATTTGGGGACCTAATGGCATGTTGATTTGGGGCCCTGATGACATGCTGATTTGGGAACCTGATGGCATGTTGATTTGGGGCCCTGATGACATGCTGATTTGGGAACCTGATGGCATGTTGATTTGGGGACCTGATGACATGCTGATTTGGGAACCTGATGGCATGTTCATTTGGGGCCCTGATGACATGCTGATTTGGGAACCTAATGGCATGTTGATTTGGGGCCTTGATGACATGCTGATTTGGGAACCTAATGGCGTGTTGATTTGGGGCCCTGATGACATGCTGATTTGGGAACCTAATGGCATGTTGATTTGGGGCCCTGATGACATGCTGATTTGGGAACCTAATGGCGTGTTGATTTGGGGCTCTGATGACATGTTGATTTGGGGCCCTGATGACATGCTGATGACATGCTGATTTGGGAACCTGATGGCATGTTGATTTGGGGCCCTGATGACATGCTGATTTGGGAACCTAATGGCATGTTCATTTGGGGCCCTGATGACATGCTGATTTGGGAACCTAATGGCATGTTGATTTGGGGCCCTGATGACATGCTGATTTGGGAACCTAATGGCGTGTTGATTTGGGGCCCTGATGACATGCTGATTTGGGAACCTAATGGCATGTTGATTTGGGGCCCTGATGACATGCTGATTTGGGAACCTAATGGCATGTTGATTTGGGGCTCTGATGACATGTTGATTTGGGGACCTGATGACATGCTGATTTGGGGCCCTGATGACATGCTGATGACATGCTGATTTGGGAACCTGATGGCATGTTGATTTGGGGCCCTGATGACATGCTGATTTGGGAACCTAATGGCATGTTCATTTGGGGCCCTGATGACATGCTGATTTGGGAACCTAATGGCATGTTGATTTGGGGCCCTGATGACATGCTGATTTGGGAACCTAATGGCGTGTTGATTTGGGGCCCTGATGACATGCTGATTTGGGAACCTAATGGCATGTTGATTTGGGGCCCTGATGACATGCTGATTTGGGAACCTAATGGCATGTTGATTTGGGGCTCTGATGACATGTTGATTTGGGGACCTGATGACATGCTGATTTGGGAACCTGATGGCATGTTGATTTGGGGCCCTGATGACATGCTGATTTGGGAACCTAATGGCATGTTGATTTGGGGCCCTGACGACATGTTGATTTGGGGCCCTGATGACATGTTGACTTGGGGCCTTGATGACATGTTGATTTGGGGCCCTGATGACATGTTGATTTGATGTTGATTTGGGGACCTGATGACATGTTGATTTGGGGCCCTGATGACATGGTGATTTTGGGACCTGATCATGTCATGGCAGTggattttatttattgtatgaGGGCATTGTACCAAACAGGAAAATTTAACATAACTGTTTATCCCTGCCATTACAGTATGTCCAAAATAAAATTAGACTCAGTTATTGTAGGAAAATACAAGATATAACAAAATAATCAGTCCCCAAAATTAGGGATTAGCTACATTAGCTCTGAATCAGAGGACGATGGTCACAAAGACATAATAGTAATGTGATACAACCgacatatataaacataaagtgtccttctcactatatatttgaggtttttgttttcaagggacaggttttacttttcgctagaaagacctcttcccaggttttacttttcctaactttatatgaacatcaacattgaaatgatacatgagtgctTGAAATCAATTGAAGAATATCCTTCAGGATTAAACTCACAATGCAAATGTTTTTCCAAGGGGGATTAGAACCATAAATCACAGATTCGTACACAGATGCTCTACCATATATAAGGCCACCGGACCAATGATGAGGTGGGATAAAATTACATACTTtttgttactgtcattaaattgattttacgcatgcttcagttattgttatgtagcttcattaaataatcttctacattgtaattacccatcaatGACCTGTGAGGTgcgttttctcctatactttgAAAACTgacttaacaaaaacaaataatctgCTTCACTAACTTTTGTAACCCAAGGTCTGCACCTCAAAAGTGTTCTCACCTTAAACCAGCTAATTTTGCCGCAGTGTGGCCTCATGTTACGTCTCTTATATTGATTGTGGTCCAATTGTGCCACAGCAGATTACTTCAGATTCTCAACATGAACCTTTCATTTGTGCTAAAAGTGAATctttttcatgttgttttaccaAAAGAACAGAAAAGATGCCTATAAAATGACATCAGAAGAGGAAATAACACATAACAAAATACTCTTTAAGCCGATGACAAATACCCAGAGTACGTTTCGTCATACATTTGCAGAAAGCATAAAAATCAATTACTGTCCTAAATATAATTCTTCACAATAATGGAATTCTTTCTGTTTTATGAAAGTAAAATTAGGACTAACGAACTTTTACAAATTTAAATCTTTGAGCGGCATTTAGAAGAGGAATggataagaaaagcaagatttatggatgtcaccTTCTTTAATTTGAGTAAATGAGCAAGCATGCACTCTGAAACAACGTTttttacaacaacaaaaactgaCACCCATCCTGCTTTTCTTACTGCAAATATCATCCACAATAGTATGCTGAGTACTGATAGTAAGTTGTTGAACATGGCCTTTCAACAGATATATAGCCTAACTTTAGATTAAAAGATTATTATGATAAGGGTCTTGGGTACCAATGAGTTTTCCTGGTGAAACCTTTTTCTAACTGGCATCCTGGTTTGGTTGTgtggaattaactcagcaaagagtcctaagtcacaagaagctaatcaCAATTTTCACAAACAGAAGAACATGGGGTGGTtacagagagtcggtacaatCCTCTCGGCTGAGGGTATAGACTCTCCCAACATAGGATAGCTCTCGCCCTCAGGCCTGAGGGTTGTGCTGGCTGTTTGTGTCCACCCCCTGTTCTTCTATTTTTGTTCATAAAATTGACATGTGATTATCTGATACTGTTAGTCCTCTTTGATGATCAGTATGGGTTGGTAAGGCCAATTCTAACAAGGGACATATGGTATACTTTGGACAGACTTAGCAATATTATAAATACATCAATGACAAAACACAAACTTTGTCTTCAGTATCATTTGATTCAAGtatgttaattaatgaaccAAGGTTTGGAAAAAGTCTCCAAAGTTCATGTCAGGGATTCTAAAATTATTTAGCCATAAATAGATAAACATAACCTTGGCCCCCTTGAATCAAAAACAGCAATACCcaaaatgatttctgttcaacAAAATCAAAAGGGTGATTAAACAAACCGATATTACCTTTAGAAGCAACATTGGTCCCCAAGATGTAGATTcacaaatgacaaaatacataaaactgCCTCCTAAAGATCCAGGACGGAAATCTACAAATATTCAACCGAAAATAGATAGTAACCTTGTCACCCTATGTACAGAAAACCACAGGGTTGTTAACAAGGACGGCTACAAATAGAGTTACCAGCATCACCAACTACAGCTTTGTCTTCATTGACACAGCCATGACAGCGACGATGGTCATTTACAGCTTTCAGGAGACTCTAACAAGCTGCCTTCCGTGCATTGACTGATCTCAAACTGTGTTTCAGTTCAAGGCGGAAAAGACATTGTCTACAAATACCATTTTATTGTCTGAGTTTTATGTAATGTGGGAATATagttaaatatttctttttatatCTTGAATGTGAAGGTCAAAAGGAATTGAATTTTAGACTGAAAATAGATGATGCTATTGAAAGGCCTTTACCATTTGGCCAAACATGCAAATATATGACACATTTTAAGGATAACAAAATTAGTGCTGGTAgtttgtggtgtattcatgttttattttcaccaGAATATTCAAGAAGGAAGGTACTTCAGTAGTGATCGTGTTGCTGTGTT
It encodes:
- the LOC137260862 gene encoding uncharacterized protein, whose protein sequence is MSSGPQINMSSRPQVNMSSGPQINMSSGPQINMPLGSQISMSSGPQINMPSGSQISMSSGPQINMSSEPQINMPLGSQISMSSGPQINMPLGSQISMSSGPQINTPLGSQISMSSGPQINMPLGSQISMSSGPQMNMPLGSQISMSSGPQINMPSGSQISMSSACHQGPKSACHQVPKSTCHQSPKSTCH